A stretch of the Malus sylvestris chromosome 10, drMalSylv7.2, whole genome shotgun sequence genome encodes the following:
- the LOC126587227 gene encoding heat stress transcription factor B-2a-like, producing MAEKSSRTRSTAPFLSKTFDLLEENDGGDGGGKRNIVSWNVEGTGFIVWSPDDFSELLLPKYFKHNNFSSFIRQLNTYGFKKTSRKEWQFKHEKFQKGCREMLVEITRKKCEPSAFPVYLKASEESGSTSTAVAAAEENNCLLLMEENKNLRKQKLELQVQIAQFKTLEGKLLDCVAQCMDDHQNKVRC from the exons ATGGCTGAAAAATCTTCCCGGACAAGAAGCACCGCTCCGTTTCTATCTAAGACGTTCGATTTGCTAGAAGAAAATGACGGAGGAGATGGTGGTGGGAAGAGAAATATTGTCTCATGGAATGTAGAGGGCACTGGATTTATAGTATGGTCTCCTGATGATTTCTCAGAGCTCTTGTTGCCTAAATATTTCAAGCACAATAATTTCTCCAGCTTCATTCGCCAGCTTAATACCTAT GGATTCAAAAAAACATCACGAAAAGAGTGGCAATTTAAGCATGAGAAATTCCAGAAGGGCTGCAGGGAGATGCTAGTGGAGATCACCAGGAAGAAATGCGAACCAAGTGCTTTTCCAGTGTATCTAAAGGCTTCAGAAGAGAGTGGGAGCACAAGCACTGCAGTGGCAGCAGCAGAAGAAAACAACTGCCTGCTATTAATGGAGGAGAATAAGAACCTGAGAAAGCAGAAGTTGGAGCTGCAGGTGCAAATAGCTCAGTTCAAAACACTGGAAGGTAAGCTGTTGGACTGCGTTGCTCAGTGCATGGACGACCATCAGAACAAAGTTCGATGCTGA
- the LOC126587211 gene encoding pentatricopeptide repeat-containing protein At4g21705, mitochondrial-like isoform X1, with amino-acid sequence MDPKLFAKTLIRNAMASRSYYTSRTKKPTLYNKISPLGNPSLNVVPELDDWVFNGNKVRVAELQRIIHDLRKRKRFSQALQISEWMKQKGICIFSPVEHAVQLDLIGKVRGFVSAEEYFDDLREEDKNFKTYGALLNCYVRQRQVDKSLAHLRKMKEMGFVSSPLTYNDIMCLYTNVGQHEKVSGVLAEMKENNVPPDNFSYRICINSYGVRSDLEGMEKVFKEMESQPHIVVDWNTYAVVANFYIKEGQTDKAMDALKKSEERLESKDGLGYNHLISLYASMGNKGEVLRLWGVEKSACKRCINRDYMGMLVSLVRLGELDEAEKVMEEWELSGNCYDFRVPQTLIIGYTVKGLYERAEAVLEDLMEKGKTTTARSWEIVAAGYANRGETEKAFECMKAALCLSSEKRWKPNLGVVTTVLSWLGDEGSAEDTEAFVGALRNVIPVNKHMYRALLKAYVREGKEVSSVTDRMEADEIDVDDEETEDIFATSENKEHISAD; translated from the exons ATGGATCCGAAGCTCTTCGCCAAAACCCTAATCCGAAATGCGATGGCGAGCAGGTCCTACTACACGAGCCGGACCAAGAAGCCGACCCTATACAACAAAATCAGTCCGCTCGGAAACCCTAGCCTGAACGTGGTTCCGGAGCTCGACGACTGGGTCTTCAATGGCAACAAGGTCCGAGTCGCGGAGCTTCAGCGCATCATTCACGACCTCCGCAAGCGGAAACGATTCTCTCAAGCCCTCCag ATTTCGGAGTGGATGAAACAGAAGGGGATATGCATATTTTCGCCGGTTGAGCATGCCGTGCAGCTGGATTTGATTGGGAAGGTGCGCGGGTTTGTTTCCGCGGAAGAATATTTCGATGATTTGAGGGAGGAAGATAAGAACTTCAAGACGTATGGTGCTCTTCTGAATTGCTATGTCCGGCAGCGCCAAGTGGATAAGTCCCTCGCTCATTTGCGAAAAATGAAGGAGATGGGATTTGTTTCTTCGCCTCTAACTTACAACGACATCATGTGTTTGTATACGAATGTTGGCCAGCATGAGAAGGTCTCGGGCGTTCTAGCTGAGATGAAGGAGAACAATGTCCCTCCCGACAACTTCAGCTATAGAATCTGCATCAATTCGTATGGTGTGAGGTCTGATCTTGAAGGAATGGAGAAGGTTTTTAAAGAGATGGAAAGCCAGCCTCACATCGTCGTGGACTGGAACACATATGCTGTCGTTGCCAATTTCTATATAAAAGAAGGCCAAACCGACAAGGCAATGGATGCTTTAAAGAAGTCGGAAGAGAGGCTGGAAAGCAAAGACGGACTTGGCTACAATCATCTGATTTCGCTCTATGCGAGTATGGGGAATAAGGGTGAAGTTTTGAGATTATGGGGTGTTGAGAAGAGTGCTTGTAAGAGATGCATAAACAGGGATTATATGGGCATGTTGGTATCTCTGGTGAGGCTCGGTGAGCTCGATGAAGCTGAGAAGGTGATGGAGGAGTGGGAATTGTCCGGAAACTGTTACGATTTTCGGGTGCCACAAACTCTCATTATAGGCTACACGGTAAAAGGATTATATGAGAGAGCAGAAGCTGTGCTTGAAGACTTGATGGAGAAGGGAAAAACAACCAccgcgagaagttgggaaataGTGGCTGCCGGGTATGCAAATAGGGGTGAGACGGAGAAGGCTTTCGAGTGCATGAAGGCGGCTCTCTGTCTGTCTTCCGAGAAACGGTGGAAACCTAACCTTGGAGTTGTGACAACCGTATTGAGTTGGCTTGGTGATGAAGGCAGTGCCGAAGATAcggaagcttttgttggggcGTTGAGGAATGTCATCCCGGTGAACAAGCACATGTATCGTGCTTTGTTAAAGGCATATGTAAGAGAGGGTAAAGAAGTAAGTAGTGTTACGGATCGTATGGAAGCTGATGAAATTGATGTTGATGACGAAGAAACAGAGGACATATTTGCCACTAGTGAAAACAAAGAACACATATCCGCAGATTAG
- the LOC126587211 gene encoding pentatricopeptide repeat-containing protein At4g21705, mitochondrial-like isoform X2 has translation MATRSESRSFSASFTTSASGNDSLKPSRLQISEWMKQKGICIFSPVEHAVQLDLIGKVRGFVSAEEYFDDLREEDKNFKTYGALLNCYVRQRQVDKSLAHLRKMKEMGFVSSPLTYNDIMCLYTNVGQHEKVSGVLAEMKENNVPPDNFSYRICINSYGVRSDLEGMEKVFKEMESQPHIVVDWNTYAVVANFYIKEGQTDKAMDALKKSEERLESKDGLGYNHLISLYASMGNKGEVLRLWGVEKSACKRCINRDYMGMLVSLVRLGELDEAEKVMEEWELSGNCYDFRVPQTLIIGYTVKGLYERAEAVLEDLMEKGKTTTARSWEIVAAGYANRGETEKAFECMKAALCLSSEKRWKPNLGVVTTVLSWLGDEGSAEDTEAFVGALRNVIPVNKHMYRALLKAYVREGKEVSSVTDRMEADEIDVDDEETEDIFATSENKEHISAD, from the exons ATGGCAACAAGGTCCGAGTCGCGGAGCTTCAGCGCATCATTCACGACCTCCGCAAGCGGAAACGATTCTCTCAAGCCCTCCag GTTGCAGATTTCGGAGTGGATGAAACAGAAGGGGATATGCATATTTTCGCCGGTTGAGCATGCCGTGCAGCTGGATTTGATTGGGAAGGTGCGCGGGTTTGTTTCCGCGGAAGAATATTTCGATGATTTGAGGGAGGAAGATAAGAACTTCAAGACGTATGGTGCTCTTCTGAATTGCTATGTCCGGCAGCGCCAAGTGGATAAGTCCCTCGCTCATTTGCGAAAAATGAAGGAGATGGGATTTGTTTCTTCGCCTCTAACTTACAACGACATCATGTGTTTGTATACGAATGTTGGCCAGCATGAGAAGGTCTCGGGCGTTCTAGCTGAGATGAAGGAGAACAATGTCCCTCCCGACAACTTCAGCTATAGAATCTGCATCAATTCGTATGGTGTGAGGTCTGATCTTGAAGGAATGGAGAAGGTTTTTAAAGAGATGGAAAGCCAGCCTCACATCGTCGTGGACTGGAACACATATGCTGTCGTTGCCAATTTCTATATAAAAGAAGGCCAAACCGACAAGGCAATGGATGCTTTAAAGAAGTCGGAAGAGAGGCTGGAAAGCAAAGACGGACTTGGCTACAATCATCTGATTTCGCTCTATGCGAGTATGGGGAATAAGGGTGAAGTTTTGAGATTATGGGGTGTTGAGAAGAGTGCTTGTAAGAGATGCATAAACAGGGATTATATGGGCATGTTGGTATCTCTGGTGAGGCTCGGTGAGCTCGATGAAGCTGAGAAGGTGATGGAGGAGTGGGAATTGTCCGGAAACTGTTACGATTTTCGGGTGCCACAAACTCTCATTATAGGCTACACGGTAAAAGGATTATATGAGAGAGCAGAAGCTGTGCTTGAAGACTTGATGGAGAAGGGAAAAACAACCAccgcgagaagttgggaaataGTGGCTGCCGGGTATGCAAATAGGGGTGAGACGGAGAAGGCTTTCGAGTGCATGAAGGCGGCTCTCTGTCTGTCTTCCGAGAAACGGTGGAAACCTAACCTTGGAGTTGTGACAACCGTATTGAGTTGGCTTGGTGATGAAGGCAGTGCCGAAGATAcggaagcttttgttggggcGTTGAGGAATGTCATCCCGGTGAACAAGCACATGTATCGTGCTTTGTTAAAGGCATATGTAAGAGAGGGTAAAGAAGTAAGTAGTGTTACGGATCGTATGGAAGCTGATGAAATTGATGTTGATGACGAAGAAACAGAGGACATATTTGCCACTAGTGAAAACAAAGAACACATATCCGCAGATTAG
- the LOC126587211 gene encoding pentatricopeptide repeat-containing protein At4g21705, mitochondrial-like isoform X3 yields the protein MKQKGICIFSPVEHAVQLDLIGKVRGFVSAEEYFDDLREEDKNFKTYGALLNCYVRQRQVDKSLAHLRKMKEMGFVSSPLTYNDIMCLYTNVGQHEKVSGVLAEMKENNVPPDNFSYRICINSYGVRSDLEGMEKVFKEMESQPHIVVDWNTYAVVANFYIKEGQTDKAMDALKKSEERLESKDGLGYNHLISLYASMGNKGEVLRLWGVEKSACKRCINRDYMGMLVSLVRLGELDEAEKVMEEWELSGNCYDFRVPQTLIIGYTVKGLYERAEAVLEDLMEKGKTTTARSWEIVAAGYANRGETEKAFECMKAALCLSSEKRWKPNLGVVTTVLSWLGDEGSAEDTEAFVGALRNVIPVNKHMYRALLKAYVREGKEVSSVTDRMEADEIDVDDEETEDIFATSENKEHISAD from the coding sequence ATGAAACAGAAGGGGATATGCATATTTTCGCCGGTTGAGCATGCCGTGCAGCTGGATTTGATTGGGAAGGTGCGCGGGTTTGTTTCCGCGGAAGAATATTTCGATGATTTGAGGGAGGAAGATAAGAACTTCAAGACGTATGGTGCTCTTCTGAATTGCTATGTCCGGCAGCGCCAAGTGGATAAGTCCCTCGCTCATTTGCGAAAAATGAAGGAGATGGGATTTGTTTCTTCGCCTCTAACTTACAACGACATCATGTGTTTGTATACGAATGTTGGCCAGCATGAGAAGGTCTCGGGCGTTCTAGCTGAGATGAAGGAGAACAATGTCCCTCCCGACAACTTCAGCTATAGAATCTGCATCAATTCGTATGGTGTGAGGTCTGATCTTGAAGGAATGGAGAAGGTTTTTAAAGAGATGGAAAGCCAGCCTCACATCGTCGTGGACTGGAACACATATGCTGTCGTTGCCAATTTCTATATAAAAGAAGGCCAAACCGACAAGGCAATGGATGCTTTAAAGAAGTCGGAAGAGAGGCTGGAAAGCAAAGACGGACTTGGCTACAATCATCTGATTTCGCTCTATGCGAGTATGGGGAATAAGGGTGAAGTTTTGAGATTATGGGGTGTTGAGAAGAGTGCTTGTAAGAGATGCATAAACAGGGATTATATGGGCATGTTGGTATCTCTGGTGAGGCTCGGTGAGCTCGATGAAGCTGAGAAGGTGATGGAGGAGTGGGAATTGTCCGGAAACTGTTACGATTTTCGGGTGCCACAAACTCTCATTATAGGCTACACGGTAAAAGGATTATATGAGAGAGCAGAAGCTGTGCTTGAAGACTTGATGGAGAAGGGAAAAACAACCAccgcgagaagttgggaaataGTGGCTGCCGGGTATGCAAATAGGGGTGAGACGGAGAAGGCTTTCGAGTGCATGAAGGCGGCTCTCTGTCTGTCTTCCGAGAAACGGTGGAAACCTAACCTTGGAGTTGTGACAACCGTATTGAGTTGGCTTGGTGATGAAGGCAGTGCCGAAGATAcggaagcttttgttggggcGTTGAGGAATGTCATCCCGGTGAACAAGCACATGTATCGTGCTTTGTTAAAGGCATATGTAAGAGAGGGTAAAGAAGTAAGTAGTGTTACGGATCGTATGGAAGCTGATGAAATTGATGTTGATGACGAAGAAACAGAGGACATATTTGCCACTAGTGAAAACAAAGAACACATATCCGCAGATTAG
- the LOC126587212 gene encoding monothiol glutaredoxin-S17-like, which translates to MGGSVKDVQSKKELDSLVHGGAPVILHFWASWCEASKHMDEVFAHLSTDFPHAHFLRVEAEEQPEISEAYSVSAVPFFAFVKDGKVADTLEGADPSSLANKVARIAGSINPGEPAAPASLGMAAGSTILETVQELARENGSSQVKTQVQNGPADALKRRLQQLIDSNPVMLFMKGSPEAPQCGFSQKIVDILKKENVKYGSFDILSDSEVREGLKKYSNWPTFPQLYCKGELLGGCDIAISMHEGGELKEVFRDHGIDTTDSAGAKVTEAGSGKGGISASTGVSETLNSRLESLINKSPVVLFMKGKPDEPKCGFSRKVVDILVQEKVDFESFDILSDEEVRQGLKVYSNWSSYPQLYIKGELIGGSDIVLEMQKSGELKKVLAEKGIVPKDTLEDRLKKLITSSPVMVFIKGTPDAPRCGFSSKVVNALREEGVSFGSFDILSDEDVRQGIKVFSNWPTYPQLYYKGELIGGCDIVMELKSNGELKATLTE; encoded by the exons ATGGGTGGCTCAGTGAAGGATGTGCAGTCGAAGAAGGAGCTCGATAGCTTGGTTCACGGCGGCGCGCCGGTGATTCTGCACTTCTGGGCGTCGTGGTGTGAAGCTTCCAAGCACATGGACGAGGTTTTCGCCCATCTCTCCACCGATTTCCCTCACGCCCATTTCTTAAGG GTAGAAGCTGAGGAACAGCCGGAGATATCCGAGGCCTATTCGGTTTCTGCTGTGCCGTTTTTCGCCTTTGTGAAG GATGGAAAGGTTGCTGATACATTAGAAGGCGCAGATCCATCCAGTTTGGCCAATAAAGTTGCTAGGATTGCGGGATCAATTAACCCTGGAGAACCTGCTGCTCCTGCAAGCCTTGGGATGGCTGCTGGATCGACCATACTCGAAACAGTCCAAGAGTTAGCAAGAGAAAATGGTTCTTCCCAGGTGAAAACTCAAGTGCAAAATGGCCCTGCTGATGCCTTGAAAAGGCGGTTGCAGCAGCTGATTGACTCCAATCCAGTCATGCTTTTCATGAAAGGTAGCCCTGAGGCGCCCCAATGTGGATTTAGCCAAAAAATTGTTGACATTTTGAAGAAGGAGAATGTCAAATATGGAAGTTTCGATATTCTTTCGGACAGTGAAGTCAGGGAGGGGTTGAAGAAGTATTCTAACTGGCCAACATTTCCGCAGCTTTACTGCAAAGGGGAGCTTCTTGGTGGGTGTGACATAGCAATTTCAATGCATGAGGGTGGTGAATTAAAGGAAGTTTTCAGAGACCATGGAATTGATACTACTGATTCTGCTGGGGCAAAAGTAACTGAAGCTGGAAGCGGAAAGGGTGGAATCTCAGCATCTACTGGTGTGAGTGAAACTCTTAACTCTCGACTCGAAAGCCTGATTAATAAAAGCCCTGTTGTGCTGTTTATGAAGGGAAAACCAGATGAACCCAAGTGTGGTTTCAGCCGAAAGGTGGTCGATATCCTTGTGCAAGAAAAGGTGGACTTTGAGAGTTTTGATATTCTCTCTGATGAAGAAGTCCGTCAAGGGCTTAAGGTTTATTCAAACTGGTCCAGTTATCCTCAACTATACATCAAAGGTGAACTAATTGGTGGATCAGATATTGTTTTGGAGATGCAAAAGAGTGGTGAGCTCAAGAAGGTTTTGGCAGAGAAAGGGATTGTTCCGAAAGATACTCTTGAAGATCGTTTAAAGAAATTGATTACTTCTTCACCAGTGATGGTCTTCATCAAGGGCACACCCGATGCACCCAGATGCGGTTTTAGTTCCAAGGTCGTGAATGCCCTTAGAGAAGAGGGTGTGAGTTTTGGGTCCTTTGATATTTTATCCGACGAGGATGTGAGGCAGGGGATCAAAGTCTTCTCCAACTGGCCAACGTATCCTCAGCTATACTACAAAGGTGAGCTGATCGGAGGTTGTGATATCGTGATGGAGCTGAAAAGCAACGGAGAGCTTAAAGCTACCCTCACAGAGTGA
- the LOC126587210 gene encoding putative nuclear RNA export factor SDE5, with the protein MEASGSNGASSLADDMALRGLLEVFGAAFSLDQITSAYCKAGKNADAAAEALATSAPNGGETSGLPANSIYKKPPYQENGNGNRNRNGDGNPRPSKPKYRPVSVGSVSSIIGKQYVKETAPAPANGSNEATKPLKLDSSVLPMSENWVENDESCSSRDELLHQGMEDFLFSMLGVGFKLERDQIRQVLDGCGYDMEKSMEKLINLPASTSEKRNELIRKSSEKSADLSLKYEVSSDRKSKNSTEGNRDRASNTNEAEFTGQQKERNDLEKDILASLFCASERAEERLVERPRRTIKSGSGYGAYGQLVAEPPDDFISEYKSAVVYQHHHGEEDADDEDSYQVLRRSVKDYRSTMKDYYQAAVAAFAKEDHDRAYKLLEQGHFFLKKAREAEDESNEVILKTRNVETQGEIVLDLQERGAKEAIRLLKCQISSFSGISSIKYLKVICDTKEEDISKGSRRRSLVLKLLEEESIKWTEGENAGTILVQLASVNRKQLTFLTKK; encoded by the exons ATGGAGGCCTCTGGTTCGAACGGCGCGTCGAGTCTCGCTGACGATATGGCGCTGAGGGGTTTGCTGGAGGTGTTTGGGGCTGCGTTTTCTCTCGATCAAATCACTTCTGCGTATTGCAAGGCAGGGAAGAATGCTGACGCCGCCGCCGAAGCCCTGGCTACCTCTGCACCCAATGGCGGAGAAACTTCCGGATTACCTGCCAATAGTATCTATAAGAAGCCGCCTTATCAAGAAAATGGGAATGGGAATAGGAATAGGAACGGGGATGGGAATCCCAGACCTTCAAAGCCGAAATATCGGCCGGTTTCGGTTGGTAGCGTTTCGAGCATTATTGGGAAGCAGTATGTGAAGGAAACGGCGCCGGCGCCGGCAAATGGGTCTAATGAAGCAACCAAGCCCTTGAAGCTGGACTCCAGTGTGTTGCCAATGTCGGAAAATTGGGTCGAAAACGATGAGTCGTGTTCCTCAAGGGATGAACTGCTCCACCAGGGCATGGAGGATTTTCTGTTCAGTATGCTTGGAGTTGGGTTCAAGCTAGAGAGGGATCAGATTCGGCAAGTTCTTG ATGGTTGCGGATATGATATGGAAAAG AGCATGGAAAAACTGATTAATCTGCCAGCATCAACTTCCGAGAAAAGGAACGAACTCATCAGAAAATCCAGTGAGAAG TCTGCAGATTTGTCCCTGAAATATGAAGtatcatccgacagaaaatccAAAAACTCCACCGAAGG TAACAGAGATAGGGCTTCAAATACAAACGAAGCAGAATTTACTGGACAGCAAAAGGAGAGAAATGATCTCGAGAAGGATATTCTGGCTTCTCTGTTTTGTGCTTCCGAGAGAGCCGAGGAGAGACTAGTGGAGAGACCAAGAAGAACAATAAAGTCAGGGAGTGGATATGGAGCATATGGACAACTAGTTGCTGAACCTCCGGACGATTTCATTTCAGAGTACAAGTCGGCTGTTGTGTATCAACATCATCATGGCGAGGAAG ATGCAGATGACGAAGATAGCTACCAGGTTCTCCGTAGATCTGTGAAGGATTATCGGAGTACGATGAAGGACTATTACCAGGCT GCTGTAGCCGCATTTGCTAAGGAGGATCATGATCGAGCTTACAAACTTCTAGAACAA GGACATTTTTTCCTCAAAAAGGCGCGTGAAGCAGAGGATGAGTCGAATGAAGTGATTCTTAAAACTAG AAATGTTGAGACTCAAGGTGAAATAGTGCTTGACTTGCAAGAACGCGGTGCCAAGGAGGCAATACGTCTTTTGAAGTGTcaaatttcatcattttctgGCATCTCAT CAATCAAGTACCTTAAGGTCATATGCGATACAAAAGAGGAAGATATCTCAAAAGGATCGCGAAGACGATCATTG GTTCTGAAGCTACTGGAGGAAGAATCGATTAAGTGGACCGAAGGAGAAAATGCTGGAACAATACTAGTCCAATTAGCCAGTGTTAATCGAAAGCAATTAACATTTCTCACAAAGAAATGA
- the LOC126587224 gene encoding glycine-rich cell wall structural protein-like: MGGGLGGRQMGGGLGGQMGGGLGGQIGGGIGGGQMGGGVGGQMEGGLGGQIGGGLGGIIGGGFGGQIGGGIIGGGISSNPGFGGGDEGNCGGRGCSGGEGSGSCGGQDGGYGCGEGGGSCADQGGGYGCRDGGGSCGYQGSGCGGSYGGGNCGGEGGESDGGEGGGHYGSVHHNNLKTTYVSREASKSHEQNGNHEIEDGHEQWKKPTDESNRNSESRQAHVIDAIAPQVLDAIAMAPQSG, from the coding sequence ATGGGAGGAGGGCTTGGTGGCCGTCAGATGGGAGGAGGGCTTGGCGGACAAATGGGGGGAGGGCTTGGAGGACAaattggaggaggcattggTGGAGGACAGATGGGAGGAGGGGTTGGCGGACAAATGGAAGGAGGGTTGGGTGGACAAATCGGGGGAGGGCTTGGAGGAATAATTGGAGGAGGATTTGGTGGACAGATAGGAGGCGGGATTATTGGAGGTGGTATTAGTTCCAATCCAGGTTTTGGTGGCGGAGATGAGGGGAATTGTGGTGGCCGTGGATGTAGTGGTGGTGAAGGCAGTGGTAGTTGCGGTGGCCAAGATGGTGGATATGGATGCGGAGAAGGTGGTGGTAGTTGTGCTGACCAGGGCGGTGGATATGGATGCAGAGACGGTGGTGGTAGTTGTGGTTACCAAGGCAGTGGATGTGGTGGAAGCTATGGAGGTGGCAATTGTGGCGGCGAAGGTGGTGAAAGTGACGGTGGGGAAGGCGGTGGTCATTATGGCAGTGTTCACCATAACAATCTCAAAACGACCTATGTATCCAGGGAGGCAAGCAAAAGCCATGAACAAAATGGCAACCATGAAATTGAAGACGGACATGAACAATGGAAGAAGCCAACAGATGAAAGTAACCGCAATTCTGAATCGCGTCAAGCGCATGTTATCGATGCCATAGCTCCACAAGTTCTGGACGCCATTGCCATGGCTCCACAATCAGGCTAG
- the LOC126587220 gene encoding stem-specific protein TSJT1-like codes for MLTAFEKAVGKPPEELRVPSNVVEKAKTREEILEIFQSSCPESTVYHLSNGSFMALSQDNESVQPHPRCIVVLDDVFCIFIGTLENTSDLRRHYGLPRQATEAMVVVEAYKVLRDRAPYPPDQVIKDLQGKFAFILFDARTDTLFAARDRDGSVELHWGMAGDGSLVCSHNLDIIIDACGKFCSPFPPGCIFTSGSGLMSFVHPMHKVRAIRREDDNGQVCGVTFQVDLYTRIPSIPRTGSASNWADITLVKEENNIHP; via the exons ATGTTgacggcttttgagaaagcggtCGGAAAACCGCCCGAGGAGCTGAGGGTTCCTTCGAATGTGGTGGAGAAGGCAAAGACCAGAGAGGAGATTTTGGAGATTTTCCAGTCGTCGTGTCCCGAGTCCACTGTTTACCACCTTTCTAATGGAAGTTTCATGGCTTTGTCACAGGACAATGAGAGTGTTCAGCCACACCCAAG GTGCATTGTTGTCCTAGACGATGTCTTCTGCATTTTTATAGGCACTTTGGAAAACACTTCTGACCTGAGACGACACTACGGCCTTCCAAGACAAGCAACAGAAGCTATGGTCGTTGTTGAAGCCTATAAAGTCCTAAGAGATCGCGCACCCTACCCTCCGGATCAAGTCATCAAAGATCTACAAGGAAAATTCGCATTTATTCTCTTCGATGCTAGAACTGATACACTTTTTGCTGCCAGG GACCGAGATGGAAGCGTGGAGCTTCACTGGGGAATGGCAGGTGATGGATCCCTAGTCTGCTCACACAATCTTGACATCATCATCGACGCTTGTGGAAAATTTTGTTCACCTTTCCCTCCAG GTTGCATATTCACAAGTGGAAGTGGGTTGATGAGCTTTGTTCATCCAATGCACAAGGTAAGGGCAATTAGGCGTGAAGACGACAATGGACAAGTTTGTGGAGTGACGTTTCAGGTGGATCTTTACACGCGAATCCCCAGCATTCCGCGCACTGGTAGTGCTTCAAATTGGGCCGACATAACTCTTGTCAAGGAGGAGAATAACATTCACCCCTGA